Genomic DNA from Shouchella patagoniensis:
GCCATTTTCTATCAATACGGAAAAGAAGTGGTCCGAGAGCCGTTTACACTGTTACTCATGTTAGGAATGACCATTTTCTTTGCTTTTATCATTGGCGGTTCAAATGAACAAAATATCTTTGTCTATTCAACCGAAATGGAGGATAGCGAGTTATCCTCCTATATAGAGCAGTGGAATGAAGCGGAAGAGTTGAACTTGATGGTCACGACAGAAACAGAGGCAATCCGTAAACTAAGTACCCATGAAGTTGAAGTGATCTTGGAAGCAGGTAGAACAGATTACAGGTTACATGTAGCATATGAGGGTTCTCCGGTTGCGGCATTTGTAGGGCCAACGATAAACAGCCATTATATGCAACGGCAATTGGAAGACAGCGTAGATGATATTGATGTAATTCAAGCTGCTTATACGTATCAAACGGATGTAATGGCAGAAGGGTCAACGTTTGATCAAAGCCTTCAATCGTTGTTTGGCTTTACGTTATACTTTGCTTTTTTCACAATTAGTTTTTCAATCATGAGTATTCTTCAACAAAAAGAAGCTGGAACATGGAACCGAATCATCTTGTCTCCTACATCGAAAACACAAATGTATACAGGGAACTTATTGTTTTCTTTTTTACTTGCTTATCTTCAAATTGCTCTTGTGCTTACCTTGTTTGTGACGTTATTTGACTATGACTATTACGGCGGATTTTGGAAATTGTTGCTTATCATTATTCCTTATGTATTTGCCATTATGGCTTTTGGAATTTTCCTAAGTGGCATTGTAACAGCCTCCCAACAATTAAATGGCATTATCCCGTTATTTGCAACAAGCTTTGCGATGCTTGGCGGCGCGTTTTGGCCTTTAGACATTGTTCAATCAGAATTTCTGCTGGGCATGTCGTATATGAGTCCAATTATGTACGGAATCGAAATGATGATGGGCGCAACAGTGAACAATTGGGAACTGCAACAGTTTTTTTTTCCAGCATCAATATTAATTTTTATAGGCTTGGTGCTCACTGGAATTGGAATCCGATTAATGGAACGGAAGTCAGTGTAATTCTACTCCATACGCGAGTGTTCGCGTATGGAGTTTTTATTCTTTTTTCTTGTGTATTCAGTAAAACGAATCGTTTTGGAATGTTAGATTTTGATAGTAGATCTGAATCTGGTGCGGTTGTTTTTTAAATTTATCGACCATAGCCAAAGATTGGTTTAATCAAGTAATAATATACCTCCGACATCAGAAATTAAAAGTAGGATTTAGTATCAAAAGTTTTCTTTCTAAAGAAATTGTATTACAATAAATATAAAATTCGTTTGAATGGCGGGTTATACCATGAGAGACAATTCACTTGATTTCACTGAAAATCAGGTTACTAGAAAAACGCTAGCGCAACAGGTAGAAGAGAAAATTATTGATTTATTGATACAAAATAAACTAAAACCAGGAGATAAGCTTCCTCCAGAAATGGAACTGGTAACACTATTGGGAGTGAGCAGGCCAGTCATGCGTGAGGCGATTAGCTCACTTGAATCTCTTGGTATTGTTAAACGCAAAACAAGAGATGGTACCTATTTCACAGAACAGATAAGCAGTAAGCCGTTTTCTGCGATGTTATCACTTATGAATGACAATATAGAAGCTATTATTGAGGCCCGTATGACTCTTGAGTTAGGTCTTGTTACGTTTGCTGCTGAAAAGATAACAGAAGAGGATCTGCAAAGACTGCTTAAGACAATAGAAGGAATTGAGAACAGTGTGGATAATGAGTATGGAGAACATGACATTATGTTCCACCGAATCATTGCAAAAAGTGTTGATAATCCTGTTCTTCAAGGTATGATGGATTCTTTGCTGCTTTCTCATGCGAAAATTAATGTTCAAATCAAATACAGAGAAAAAGACAAAACTGTAGCTCATCATAGAGAAATATACAATGCGCTTAAAAACCGAAACCCTCATGAGGCATATTTAGCGATGTATCATCACCTAAAATTTGTCCGTAATAAAGTGTTGAATTAAAAAAATGAAGCTGTTTCATACAGCTTCATTTTTTATTGACTAACTATTTAATTTGTCTTACAATAAAATAAATATAATAAAAGGAGAGATTAGATGAATCAAAAAAGAGTGTCACTTCGTGGTATTTTGGGATTCCCGGTAGCTCCATATCTGCCTTCTGGAGCCATTGATGAAAACGCTTTATTTCGTAATGTTAGTTACTTAATTGATGAGGGGCTTGATTCGATTTTTATTGCATGCGGTGCGGGAGAGTTCCAGACTTTAAGTTCTGATGAATATGGAGTCATGCTGGATGTGGCCATCGATGCTGCAAAGGGTCGTGTGCCCGTTTATTCAGGTGTGGGAGGGAATTTATCTTACGCTTTGGAACAAGTGAAACTATCGGAAAAAAAAGGAATGGAGGGTTATCTTATTTTACCGCCATACTTAATAGATGGTGAACAGGAAGGACTTTATCAATATATTAGAACGATATTAGAAGCAAGTGACTTAAATGCAATTGTTTATCAACGGGATAATGCTGTACTTGATCTGAATTCGCTACAATCACTTCTTTCATATGACCAGTTAATTGGGTTAAAGGACGGTATAGGGAATATGGAGTCTAACATCATATTTACCCAATACATTGGAGATCGTCTTAATTGGCTTAATGGAATGCCTATGGCAGAAGTAACGATGCCTGCTTATCACGCACTCGGGTTTAAATCTTACTCATCAGCTATATCGAATTATATTCCTCATATATCACGTCAATTCTATTCTGCTTTGCTTGAGGGAAAGGACGAACAAGTCTCAGAGATCTATAAAGACGTTATACTTCCTATTAATGAAATCCGAAAGCAAAGAAAAGGGTACGCAGTATCATTGATAAAAGCTGGGATGGAGATCGTTGGAATGTCTGTTTCGAATATAGTGCGTCCACCTGTAGTTCCGGTTGAGAAGGATCACTATAAACAGCTTGAGAAAATTCTTGATAAAGCCCATCGAAAATATCCGGCAGTTAGGATTTAATTCATTTACACAGGAGGTTGTGCAATATGCTTACAGCACTAAATTATATTAATGGTAAGTGGTCTGAAACGAGCACAGGTAATACAAAAGAAAACGTGAATCCAGGTAACGTAAATGAAGTCGTTGGCTCTTATCAGGAGTCTGATCTTCATGATTTGAATCAAGCTGTTGAAGCGGCAAGTAAAGCAAAAAAAGCATGGAAAAAGCTATCCGGTTCAAATAGAGGAGAGTATTTGTATAAAGTTGCAGACATTATGGAAGAAAGATCAGAAGAGATTGCATTAATTGCTTCAAAGGAAATGGGAAAAACAATTGCTGAAACCAGGGGAGAGACAACTAGAGGCATTGCTATTTTGCGATATTATGCCGGAGAGGGTATGAGGAAAGTCGGGGATGTGATCCCTTCAACTGATGCAAGTGCATTAATGTTTACAACACGTGTACCTCTAGGTGTGGTTGGTGTGATTACTCCTTGGAATTTCCCCGTTGCTATTCCAATTTGGAAAATGGCGCCTGCTCTTATTTATGGAAATACGGTTGTGATAAAACCAGCTTCCGAGACAGCCTTAACTTGTGTCAAAATATTGGAATGTTTTGATGATGCGAACCTTCCAGCAGGTGTAATCAATTGTGTGACGGGCAAAGGTTCTGTTATTGGTCAGGGCATTGCTGAGCATACAAAGGTAAATGGCATAACTTTTACTGGTTCAAATTCCGTAGGAAAACAAATTGGTCATACCGCATTTGAGCGGGGAGCAAAGTATCAATTGGAGATGGGTGGAAAAAATCCAGTTATCGTTGCAAATGATGCTGATTTAAACATAGCAGTGGAGGCAACAATTAGTGGAGCATTTAAATCAACTGGACAAAAATGTACAGCAACAAGCAGAGTTTTTGTTGGGAGTGAAATATATCCTGCATTTAAGGAGCAACTTGTTAAGCGGACAAATGAACTACTAGTAGGCGACAGTTTGGCTGAAGGAACATGGATGGGCCCATGTGCATCAAAATCACAGTTAGCAACTTGTCTGGAGTATATTAACAAAGGAATTGAAGAAGGTGCTGAATTAATAGCTGGAGGCAATCAGATCCACCATGATAAAGGATATTTTATTGAGCCAACCATTTTTGAATGTACGGATCATTCACAAACAATTGCGCAAGAAGAAATATTTGGTCCAGTTATTGCATTATTTAAGGTTGAGTCAGTTAATGAAGCTCTAAAATTGGCTAATGATGTAGAGTATGGGCTAAGTGCATCAATATTTACAACAAATATATCCGAGATGTTAACGTTTGTAGAGGATATCGAAGCAGGACTGTTAAGGATTAATGCTGAAAGTGCAGGAGTAGAACTTCAGGCGCCTTTCGGAGGAGTGAAACAATCAAGTTCTCATTCTAGAGAGCAAGGAGAAGCAGCTAAAGAATTCTTTACGTCTATTAAGACTGTGTTCTTAAAATAGTTTAAGGCCGGAGGTTTCCTCTGGCTAACAAAAAAATGTAAGCCTTTACATTACTGTTTAGGAGGAATCTTATGCTACAGAAAATGTCTGGCGATTTTTATGCTAGCGTGTTCCTGCTTTTATTCTCTGTTGGAATGTTTCTAGCCACACTAAACATAAACACACTGTCAATCTTAACGGTAGGAGTAGGTTCAGATTTTGTTCCGATGCTTGTCTCTATTGCGATATTTGGGTTCAGCATAGCCTTGCTAATGAAATCTTGGATAAAAGATAGGAGAAGAAATCAAGAACAAGAATCACAAGTAGCTGCAGCAAGTGAGTGGAGCTCGGGGGTAAAAAAGTTTGTATCTATTAATGCTGTGTACACAACTTGTTTAATTTTGCTTTACGTTCTATTGCTTCCTGTACTGGGCTTTATTATATCTTCAAGCCTGTACTTAGTTTTACAAACTATATTATTAACGGAAAAAGGCAAGCAAAATATATTATTGTTTATTCCTTTTGCTTTCATTGGATCTATCACGATCTATGCCCTCTTCCGTTTTGCGTTTAATTTGATGCTTCCGGTGGGGCTACTGGGATAAAGAGGGGGTAACTATGCTTCAATTATTGCAAGAAGGGTTTATGAGTATTTTTAATTTTGAATCGATGTTAATCATTTTAATTGGAGTTGCTCTTGGGTTAATATTTGGGGCAATTCCTGGATTAACTGCTGTAATGGCCATAGCTATTTGTTTACCTATTACGTTTGGCATGACCCCAACAAACGGGTTATCTCTTCTAATGGGCTTGTACATTGGTGGAGTAACAGGGGGATTTATTCCCGCCATTTTATTAAATATTCCTGGAACTCCAGCAAGTATCGTGTCAACATTTGATGGCTATCCTATGGCTCAAAAAGGAGAAGCGGGTAAAGTATTCAGTTTGACTCTTATCTTTTCATTTATGGCCGGGTTATTGAGTTTCTTAATATTAATTTTTGTTTCTCCAATGCTTGCAAGCGTAGCAATAGAGTTTTCTCCGTTTGAGTATTTTGCAATTACCTTATTCGCCCTAACAATGATCACTAGTTTATCGGATGGTTCAATGCTAAAGGGAGCTATTTCAGGATTATTAGGAATTGCATTTGCAACCATTGGATTTGCACCGATCGATTCCTTGCCTAGATTTACATTTGGAAATACAAATCTAGATTCAGGGCTTAATGTTTTGCCCGTTTTAATCGGGCTATTTGCAATCTCAGAAATATTGAAGATTTCGGAGGATAACAAGACAAATAAGGGTATT
This window encodes:
- the gucD gene encoding alpha-ketoglutaric semialdehyde dehydrogenase GucD, coding for MLTALNYINGKWSETSTGNTKENVNPGNVNEVVGSYQESDLHDLNQAVEAASKAKKAWKKLSGSNRGEYLYKVADIMEERSEEIALIASKEMGKTIAETRGETTRGIAILRYYAGEGMRKVGDVIPSTDASALMFTTRVPLGVVGVITPWNFPVAIPIWKMAPALIYGNTVVIKPASETALTCVKILECFDDANLPAGVINCVTGKGSVIGQGIAEHTKVNGITFTGSNSVGKQIGHTAFERGAKYQLEMGGKNPVIVANDADLNIAVEATISGAFKSTGQKCTATSRVFVGSEIYPAFKEQLVKRTNELLVGDSLAEGTWMGPCASKSQLATCLEYINKGIEEGAELIAGGNQIHHDKGYFIEPTIFECTDHSQTIAQEEIFGPVIALFKVESVNEALKLANDVEYGLSASIFTTNISEMLTFVEDIEAGLLRINAESAGVELQAPFGGVKQSSSHSREQGEAAKEFFTSIKTVFLK
- a CDS encoding tripartite tricarboxylate transporter TctB family protein, with translation MLQKMSGDFYASVFLLLFSVGMFLATLNINTLSILTVGVGSDFVPMLVSIAIFGFSIALLMKSWIKDRRRNQEQESQVAAASEWSSGVKKFVSINAVYTTCLILLYVLLLPVLGFIISSSLYLVLQTILLTEKGKQNILLFIPFAFIGSITIYALFRFAFNLMLPVGLLG
- a CDS encoding ABC transporter permease — protein: MRAIFYQYGKEVVREPFTLLLMLGMTIFFAFIIGGSNEQNIFVYSTEMEDSELSSYIEQWNEAEELNLMVTTETEAIRKLSTHEVEVILEAGRTDYRLHVAYEGSPVAAFVGPTINSHYMQRQLEDSVDDIDVIQAAYTYQTDVMAEGSTFDQSLQSLFGFTLYFAFFTISFSIMSILQQKEAGTWNRIILSPTSKTQMYTGNLLFSFLLAYLQIALVLTLFVTLFDYDYYGGFWKLLLIIIPYVFAIMAFGIFLSGIVTASQQLNGIIPLFATSFAMLGGAFWPLDIVQSEFLLGMSYMSPIMYGIEMMMGATVNNWELQQFFFPASILIFIGLVLTGIGIRLMERKSV
- the kdgD gene encoding 5-dehydro-4-deoxyglucarate dehydratase; amino-acid sequence: MNQKRVSLRGILGFPVAPYLPSGAIDENALFRNVSYLIDEGLDSIFIACGAGEFQTLSSDEYGVMLDVAIDAAKGRVPVYSGVGGNLSYALEQVKLSEKKGMEGYLILPPYLIDGEQEGLYQYIRTILEASDLNAIVYQRDNAVLDLNSLQSLLSYDQLIGLKDGIGNMESNIIFTQYIGDRLNWLNGMPMAEVTMPAYHALGFKSYSSAISNYIPHISRQFYSALLEGKDEQVSEIYKDVILPINEIRKQRKGYAVSLIKAGMEIVGMSVSNIVRPPVVPVEKDHYKQLEKILDKAHRKYPAVRI
- a CDS encoding FadR/GntR family transcriptional regulator — translated: MRDNSLDFTENQVTRKTLAQQVEEKIIDLLIQNKLKPGDKLPPEMELVTLLGVSRPVMREAISSLESLGIVKRKTRDGTYFTEQISSKPFSAMLSLMNDNIEAIIEARMTLELGLVTFAAEKITEEDLQRLLKTIEGIENSVDNEYGEHDIMFHRIIAKSVDNPVLQGMMDSLLLSHAKINVQIKYREKDKTVAHHREIYNALKNRNPHEAYLAMYHHLKFVRNKVLN